TCTGCGTGTACTCGTAGATGTCCTCGATCGGCGCGTTCCAGATGTCCTCCAGGAAGCCCGTCTCGACGGCACGCCCGAAGACGTTCTGGTCGATGGAGTACGGGGACTTCTTGGTGGTCGCGATCGGGAGGTTCTTCTCCTCGCAGAAGGCGATCGCCTTGTCACGGGTCATCGCGTAGTCGCGGACCGGGGCGATGCACTTCAGGTCGGGACCGAGCGCGGAGATGCCGGCCTCGAAGCGGACCTGGTCGTTGCCCTTGCCGGTGCAGCCGTGGGCGACGATGCCGGCGTTGTGCTTCTTGGCGGCGGCGACGAGGTGCTTGACGATCGTCGGCCGGGAGAGCGCCGAGACCAGCGGGTAACGGTCCATGTAGAGGGCGTTGGCCTTGATCGCCGGGAGGCAGTACTCATCGGCGAACTCGTCCTTGGCGTCCGCGACCTCGGCTTCGACGGCGCCGCAGGCGAGCGCGCGCTTGCGGATGACGTCCAGGTCCTCGCCGCCCTGGCCGACGTCCACGGCAACGGCGATGACCTCGGCGCCCGTCTCCTCGGCGATCCAGCCGATGGCGACGGAGGTGTCCAGGCCGCCCGAGTAGGCGAGTACGACGCGCTCGGTCACGGGTTTCTCCTTACGGTGCAATCACTGATGGGTATAACTATGCAGTCCTCCGTATGCTTTGTCAAAGGTCCAGGTCAGAGGGGTCCGCAGAGCGGGGCAGCCGTAAATGGCGGCGACTTCTGGCGCCCGGCCCCTCTACGATCGGCGCCTCACGAGGGGCGGGGCGCGATGTACTACGACGAGGGCAGGGCCGCGGAACGGCTGGCGCGCGGCGTGCCGCCGCACGAGGCCCTGGACACCACATCGGCCCAGGCATGGGTGACCTTCGACGCGGATGTACGGACACTGCCCTGGGTCGGCCGGCCGAGCACACTGGCCCGGCGCCCCCCGCTCGCGCTGCTCCTGTGCCACCCCGACGGCCGGACCCGTGAGGCTGCGCTGGACTCGGTGCGTGATGCTCCCGAACTGCGCCCGCTCGTGGTGCTGCGCTGCGCCGACTGGGCGGGGCCGGTACGCGAGCGCGCCCGGACCCTGCTCGCCAAGGTGCCAGGACCGGAACTGGTGCCGTTGGCCGCGCTGATCCTGCGGCTGGCCGGGCGGGCGCAGGGCGGTTTCGCCCATGCGCTGCTGGAGAGCAGCCTGCGCGAGGGGCCTGCGGCCGACGTCGAGGTGCTGATGGCACACCCGGACCGGGCGACGCGCCGGTTCGCCCACCGGATCGCGGTCGGCCGACAGCTGCTGTCGCCCATGCGGCTGGCCGTCATCGCCACCACGGAAGGGGATGTCACCCTCCAGGACCTGTGCGCGGAAGCGGCTCTCGCCCGCCTGCGGGAGGGTGCCGAGCCCGCCTTACTGGACCGGCTGCTGGCAGCCCGCTCGCCCCGTGTCCGCTCGGCGGGCGTCACCGCCCTGCGCGCGGCCGGGCGGCACGGTGAAGCCGAGCCGTACCTCGCCGATCGCTCCGCGGCCGTACGGGCCTGCGCGCGCTATGTCCTGCGACAGGCCGGAGTCGACCCGCTCCCCCTCTACCGGGACCTGTGCTCGGATCCGTCCGCGCACCCGGGGGCCGCCGCCGGACTCGGCGAGTGCGGGGAGAGGGCGGACGCGGGCACCCTGTGGACGCTGACCGGGCACCCGCTCGCGGCCGTACGCGTCCAGGCGGTCACCGGCCTGCGCGCGCTCGACGCCGTGTCGTACGAGCGGATGCGCCCGCTGCTGGAGGACCCCGCGCCCGCCGTGGTCCGGGGTGCGACGCTCGCGCTGCTCCCGGACGCCGACCGGTTCGAGGAACACTGGCTGCGGGCGTGCCTCGCTCCGGACCGCCCACGCGCGGCACAGGTGGCCGCGCAGCGGCTGCTGCGGGAGCGCCACCGTCGCAGCGGTCGTCCCGCGGGCTGAAATCCCCATGGCCGGGCGGGAACGGGCCGCGATACTCGCCCCATGGGAAAAACGTACGAACGCATCGACGGACGGCTCAGGACCTTCATCGAAGAGCAGCACATCTTCTTCGCGGCGACCGCTCCCCTCGACGCGGAGGGCACGGTCAACCTCTCCCCCAAGGGCGTGAGCGGATCGTTCGCCGTAGTCGACGAACGGACCGTGGCGTACCTGGACTTCGCCGGGAGCACGGCGGAGACCATCGCCCATCTCCGCGAGAACGGCCGCGTCACGCTGATGTGGTGCGCCTTCCAGGGGCCGCCGAACATCGTCCGGGTGCACGGGCGCGGGGAGCCGGTGTTCCGCGACGATCCCCGCTTCGGCGAGCTGCTGACCCACTTCCCGGCGGTGGACCCCACGGCGCACGGGCTGCGGGCGATCATCGTGGTGACGGCCGAGCTGATCCGGGACTCGTGCGGGTTCGCGGTGCCGTACATGTCGTACGACGAGGACCGCTCGCTCCACGCCGACCGGTTCCGGCGCGACGACGACGCCAGTCTCAGCGCCTACTTCGAGAAGAAGCCGGACATCGCCACGAGCATCGACGGACTGCCGGGGCTTCCGCTGCCGCTGCCGCCTCTTCCGGTGCCCGTGCCGCCCGCCGGGTGACCCGCTGGGCCGTACGGAGCAGGCGCGGTGGGGGCCCGGCCGCCCTGCCCGTACGGTCCGGAACATGCGCAGACTTCTGGTCACCGGTTCGGTACTGCTGGCTCTGCTGGGCTCCGTCGCGGCCGGTGACCCCGGCGCGCCGCCCCTTCCGGAGCGGCTCGCCGACACCGGCGGCGGCTCCCAGCTGATCACCGCCGAGGCCCCGTCCGAGGGCTCCACCACCGGCACGGTCACCTGGTGGGAGTGGCGGCGGGGCGGCTGGTCCGAGGCCGGGTCCGCGCCGGCCCGCTTCGGCGCGAACGGCCTGACGGAGGGCAGTGCGCGAACCCAGGGCACGAACACCACGCCCACCGGTCTGTACGACCTGCCGTACGCCTTCGGGATCGAGGAGGCCCCGGCCGGGACCGGCTACCCGTACCGCCGGGTCAACGACCGTTCCTGGTGGTGCCAGGACAACGACGCCCGCTCCTACAACCGTTGGGTGGAGCCGCGGCCTGCGGACTGCCGGGCCACCGAGGCCGAGCATCTGGTCACGTACGGCACGCAGTACGCGCACGCGCTCGTCATCGGCTTCAACTACGAGCAGCCGGTACGGGGCCGGGGCGCCGGGATCTTTCTCCATGTCAACGGCCGTGGTGCGACCGCCGGTTGCGTCTCCGTACCGGCGGCCGCGATGAGCCGGATCCTGGCCTGGGCCGATCCTGCCCGCCGTCCCCACATCGCGATCGGGACGCGTTCGGGACCGACGGCGATCACGCGCTACTAGGGCCTCGTCAGCGGTCGTTCTGGGCGAGGCGCAGGAGGTGGTCGGCGAGCGCCTGGCCGCCCGCCGGGTCGCGGCTGATCAGCATCAGCGTGTCGTCGCCCGCGATCGTCCCGAGGATGTCGTGCAGTTCGGCCTGGTCGATGGCCGAGGCGAGGAACTGCGCCGCGCCCGGAGGCGTACGCAGGACCACCAGGTTGGCCGATGCCTCCGCCGAGATGAGCAGTTCGGCGGAGAGCCTGCGCATCCGCTCCTCCTTGGCGGAGCCGCCCAGCGGTGCCTGCGGGGTGCGGAAACCGCCCTCGCTCGGCACCGCGTAGATCAGCTCGCCACCGGTGTTACGGATCTTCACCGCGCCGAGCTCGTCCAGATCGCGGGAGAGCGTCGCCTGGGTGACGCTCAGCCCGTCGTCGGCGAGGAGCTTGGCCAGCTGGCTCTGCGAGCGCACCGGCTGCCGGTTCAGGATGTCCACGATCCGGCGGTGGCGGGCCGTGCGGGTCTGCGGCACGGACGGCCCGCCGTGCTCGGTTTCCTGCGCCTCGGTCATCGTCGTCGCCTCATTCTCCGGATCGTCATTCCCCGGATCGTCCGTCCCCGTATGCCGCGTCGAGAGCTCCCGGCAGAATCCGCAGGAACGCGTCCACCTCCGCGTCGCCGATGATCAGCGGCGGCATGAGCCGTACGACATCGGGGGCGGGCGCGTTCACCAGGAGTCCGGCTCCCTGGGCCGCCTGCTGCACCTGCGGTGCGAGGGGTCCGGTGAGCACGATACCCAGCAGCAGGCCGGAGCCGCGGACGTGGGAGACCAAGGGGTGCCCCAGGCCCTCCACTCCCTCCCTGATCCTCTCGCCCAGACGCTTCACGTTGTCCAGGGCGCCGTCGGCGGCGAGCGTGTCCAGGACGGCGAGTCCGGCCGCGCAGGCGATCGGGTTGCCGCCGAACGTCGTGCCGTGGTGACCGGGCTTCAGCAGGTCGGCCGCCGGGCCGAACGCGACGGTGGCGCCGATCGGCAGTCCGCCTCCGAGGCCCTTGGCGAGGGTGACGAGGTCCGGCTCGACACCCTGGTGGGCCTGGTGCTCGAACCAGTGGCCGCACCGGCCGATCCCGGTCTGCACCTCGTCGAGCACGAGGAGGGTGCCGGTGGCCCGGGTGATCTCCCTGGCGGCCTCCAGATAGCCCTTGGGCGGGACGACGACGCCGTTCTCGCCCTGGACCGGCTCGACGATCAGCAGGGCCGTGTCGGTGGTCACCGCGGCCCTGAGCGCCTCGACGTCGCCGTACGGGACATGCGTGACGTCGCCGGGCAGCGGGACGAACGGCTCCCGCTTCTTGGGCTGGCCGGTGAGGGCCAGCGCGCCCATGGTCCGGCCGTGGAAGCCTCCTTCGGTGGCGACCATGTGCGTACGCCCGGTCAGCCGGCCGATCTTGAAGGCGGCCTCGTTCGCCTCGGCGCCCGAGTTGGAGAAGTAGACCCTGCCGGCCCGGCCGAAGAGCTGGAGCAGCCGTTCGGCGAGGGCCACGGGCGGTTCGGCGATGAAGAGGTTGGAGACGTGGCCGAGGGACGCGATCTGGGTGGAGACCGCCTCGACGACGGCGGGGTGGGCGTGGCCCAGCGCGTTCACCGCGATACCGCCGACGAAGTCGAGGTATTCGGTGCCGTCGGCATCCCAGACGTGGGCGCCGGCGCCGCGGACCAGGGGGAGCTGCGGGGTGCCGTAGTTGTCCATCAGCGTGCCCTGCCAGCGCTGCGAGAGCTCCTCGTTGCTCATGACTCCCCCTCGGTGTCGGTCGGTGCGTCGGCCACGACCATCGTGCCGACTCCTTCGTCGGTGAAGATCTCCAGCAGGATCGAGTGCTGGACCCGGCCGTCGATGACACGGGCGGTCCCGACCCCGTTGCGTACGGCGTGGAGGCAGCCCTGCATCTTCGGGACCATGCCACTGGAGAGGCTGGGCAGCAGCTTCTCCAGCTCGGTGGCGGTGAGCCGGCTGATCACGTCGTCGCTGTTGGGCCAGTCCTCGTAGAGGCCCTCGACGTCGGTGAGGACCATCAGCGTCTCGGCGTTCAGCGCGGCGGCGAGTGCGGCTGCCGCCGTGTCCGCGTTGACGTTGTAGACGTGGTTGTCGTCGGCGGAACGCGCGATGGAGGAGACGACGGGGATCCGGCCGTCGTCCAGCAGTGCCTGTATGGCGCCGGTGTCGATCGCGGTGATCTCGCCGACCCGGCCGATGTCGACGAGTTCGCCGTCGATGGTGGGCCGGTGCTGGACGGCGGTGATGGTCTGGGCGTCCTCGCCCGTCATGCCGACGGCGAGCGGACCGTGCTGGTTGAGGAGACCGACCAGCTCGCGCTGGACCTGTCCGGCCAGGACCATCCGTACGACGTCCATCGCCTCGGGCGTGGTGACCCGGAGTCCGGCCTTGAACTCGCTGACGAGGCCCTGCTTGTCGAGCTGGGCGCTGATCTGCGGGCCGCCGCCGTGCACGACGACGGGCTTGAGGCCGGCCTGGCGAAGGAAGACGACGTCCTGGGCGAAGGCCGCCTTCAGCTCCTCGTCGATCATGGCGTTGCCGCCGAACTTGATGACGACGGTCCTGCCGTTGTGCCGGGTCAGCCAGGGCAGCGCCTCGATGAGGATCTGCGCCTTCGGCAGTGCGGTGTGCTTCCGCGCCGTACTCATGAGCTGTACGCGCTGTTCTCGTGGACGTACTCCGCGGTCAGGTCGTTGGCCCAGATGACGGCCGACTCCGTGCCCTCGGAGAGGTCGGCGGTGATCCTGACCTCGCGGTACCGCATGTCGACGAGGTCGCGGTCCTCGCCCACACCGCCGCCCTTGCAGACCCAGACGTCGTTGATGGCGACGTTCAGCCGGTCGGGCTCGAAGGCGGCCCCGGTGGTGCCGATCGCGGAGAGGACGCGGCCCCAGTTGGGGTCCTCACCGTGGATGGCGCACTTGAGGAGGTTGTTACGGGCGATGCTCCGGCCGACCTCGACGGCGTCGTCCTCGGTCGCGGCGTTGATCACCTCGATGCGGATGTCCTTCGAGGCGCCCTCGGCGTCGCCGATCAGCTGCCGGGCGAGGTCGGCGCAGACGCTCCGTACGGCCTCGGCGAACGCGTCCTGCGCGGGCGTGATCCCGCTCGCTCCGGAGGCGAGGAGCAGCACGGTGTCGTTGGTCGACATGCAGCCGTCGGAGTCGACCCGGTCGAAGGTGGTGCGGGTGGCGTCGCGCAGTGCGGCGTCGAGCGCGGGGGTCTCGACATCGGCGTCGGTGGTGAGGACGACCAGCATGGTGGCGAGGCCCGGGGCGAGCATGCCCGCGCCCTTGGCCATGCCGCCGACCGTCCAGCCGCCCTGGGTGGCCACGCTCGTCTTGTGGACCGTGTCGGTGGTCTTGATCGCGATGGCGGCCTTCTCGCCGCCGTGCTCGCTGAGCGCCGCCGCGGCCAGCTCGATGCCGGGCAGCAGCTTGTCCATGGGGAGCAGCTGGCCGATGAGTCCGGTCGAGGCGACCGCGATCTCGCCCGCGCTGTGGCCTTCGAGGACCTCGGCGGCCTTCTCCGCGGTGGCGTGCGTGTCCTGGAAACCCTGGGGGCCCGTACAGGCGTTGGCGCCACCCGAGTTGAGGACGACGGCCGTGACCTCTCCGCCCTTGAGCACCTGCTCCGACCAGAGGACGGGAGCGGCCTTGACGCGGTTGGAGGTGAAGACGCCCGCGGCGGCGCGACGCGGCCCGTGGTTGACCACGAGGGCCAGGTCCGGTTGACCGCTCTCCTTGATTCCGGCGGCGATGCCCGCCGCCGAGAATCCCTGTGCTGCCGTGACGCTCACGGTGCGACTCCGATCGTGGAAAGACCTGTGTCCTCGGGGAGTCCGAGGGCGATGTTCATGCTCTGCAGGGCGCCGCCCGCGGTGCCCTTGGCGAGGTTGTCGATGGCGCTGATCACGATGATCCGGCCCGCGGCCTCGTCGTGGGCGACCTGGATCTGTACGGCGTTGGAACCGTGGACGGACGCTGTGGCGGGCCACTGCCCCTCGGGGAGCAGGTCCACGAACGGCTCGTCCGCGAACGCCTTCTCGTAGGCCGTACGCAGGGTCTCGGCGTTCACGCCCGGCTTCGCCTTGGCGCTGCAGGTGGCGAGGATGCCGCGCGGCATGGGGGCGAGGGTGGGCGTGAAGGAGACGGTCACCGGCTCCCCGGCGGCGGCGCTGAGGTTCTGGATCATCTCGGGGGTGTGCCGGTGCGCTCCGCCGACGCCGTACGGGGACATGTTGCCCATCACCTCGGAGCCGAGCAGGTGCGGCTTGGCCGCCTTGCCCGCCCCGGACGTACCGGAAGCGGCGACGATCACGGCCTCGGCTTCGGCGAGTCCGGCCGCGTACGCGGGGAAGAGCGCGAGGGAGACGGCGGTCGGATAGCAGCCGGGCACCGCGATGCGCTTGGCGCCTGCCAGCGCCGCCCGGCCGCCGGGCAGCTCGGGCAGCCCGTAGGGCCAGGTGCCGGCGTGCGGCGAACCGTAGAACTTCTCCCAGTCGGCGGCGTCCTTCAGCCGGAAGTCGGCGCCCATGTCGACGACGAGCACCTCGTCCCCCAGCTGCTCGGCGACGGCCGCGGACTCACCGTGCGGCAGGGCGAGGAAGACGACGTCGTGCCCGGCGAGCACCTCGGCGGTGGTCGGCTGGAGCACCCGGCCGGCGAGCGGCCGGAGGTGCGGCTGCAGGGGGCCGAGCGGCTGCCCCGCGTTGGAATGCGCGGTGAGGGCCCCGATCTCGACCTGGGGGTGGACCAGCAGGAGACGGAGCAGCTCCCCGCCCGCGTATCCGCTCGCCCCTGCTACCGCTGCGCGTACCACCATCGAAATCCTCCTCCTAGAGGGCATGACTATACGCAGCGCTGCACTTTTATGCAAAGATCTCGACAGGACTCCAGGAACTCCGGTTGTGACTGAGCGTTTCAGTTGGCCCCTGAGCGTTGTACTTGGCCCGGCCGAGCGTGACGGTTGGCCGGGCCGTTCACGGATGGCGCTCCGCCGATCTGATCCGCTGCAGCGTCATGGGTTTTCTCGTTACTCCACGGCGCGGCCGATGAGTTTGCGGCTCCCGGCCGGTCCAAGCTCGTGACACCGCAGGAAAGGACACCGCCATGTCGAAGCTTCTCGTCGACTTCATCACCTCCCTCGACGGCCACGCATCGGGAGAGGGATGGCCCGGGTTCTGGGGCCTCGAGGGCCCGGAGTACCTCGCATGGCTCGGCAAGCAGCCCGAGGCCACCTACCTGATGGGAGCGAACACCTACCGCCTTATGTCGGGCTTCGCTGCAGGCGAGGTCCCGAATGACCAAGACGAGTTCAGGCCCGAAGAAGAGGCGTCCGTCGACGAGCTCACGCAAGCGTCCAAGATGGTGTTCTCCTCCTCACTCGAGGAGCCACTGACGTGGGCCAACTCCACGCTCGTCCGCGACGACGCCGTCGAGGCGGTCCGCGCCATGAAGTCGAGTGGCTCGGGGCTCCTCAGCACCATCGGCAGCCTCAGCCTGTGCCGGTCCCTGCTACGAGCCGGACTCGTCGACCGCTTCCGGGTCGTGATGTTCCCGGTGATCACCGGGGCCACGGGCGAAGAACGCATCTACGACGGCTATCCGGACATTGCCCTCGAGATGATCGAGCACCACACCTTCGACGGCCGCATCCAACTGGTCGAGTACAAGCCCCGCGTGCTCGAGCACCCGCCGCTCGGCGTACCTGCGTGACGTCGCCCCGTCCGCCGCAGTCTCCGCAAAGATCCACCTTCCGGATACGGATGCGCCGCTGAACGCTTCCCTGGGCAGAGCCTCGCGAACCGAGCGCTCTACATGGCCGATGGGGCCGGCTGAAGCGCTCAGTCACATCCGGTTGTGACTGAGCACCATGGACGGCCCCTGCGCGTTCCGGTCGGCTCCCACGAGGACGCCAACCAGACCGGAAGCCGCCGGGTCTCGCTGTCGTACCCCGCCTCTATGCTCCTGCGATGACGTCCTACGAAGGCACACACCCCACCGTTCTCGTTCGTGTGGGCAGCCGAAACGCCCGGATCGACGAAGAGCTCGCGCCTGCGATCCAGGCAATCTGGGAGTGCGGGTTCGACACCTTCACCTGCTGTCAGGATCTGGCCGAGAGCAATGCGGCTTGGCCGGAGAAGCTGCCGCACATGGCGGAGTGGGTGGAGTCCCGCCGAGGCTGGATGCTCATCGACTTCCCGGTCGACAGTGGGCTCGGCCTCCTCACGGCCGTGGCGAACGCCGGCCCGCGCGATGCCTTCTACGTGCGGATGACGCATTGGGCCGCCCCGGACGCCTGGGACGTGAAGATCAAACCGATGGACGCCGCGATGTTCGGTGAGGACCGGCCGTCCCACTTCGGCCTGCGCCTGCTGCAGGTGAGCTTTCCCGCCTACGACCTGCCGGAACTGACCCGACGCCTCCACGAACACGCGGCCGGCCGCACTGTGCCGCCTGCCCCCGCCGACTGGAGCACCGTCGGCCGTTAGCTCTGGATCTCCACAAAAGGAAAGGCAAGGAGGTAACCCACTCCTTGCCACTCTCAAGATATAGCGCACCCGGGGGCTTGCGGCAAGACCCCGGTCGTCCCGCAGAATCACCCACTCAAGCGAGAACCTGCGGAGACGGATGAGGGCTTTGATGAGTGACGTGATCGTGGTCGGCGGCGGACCCACCGGCTTGATGCTGGCCTGCGAGCTGCGGCTGCACGGCGTGCACGTGGTCGTACTGGAGAAGCTGACCGAGCCGACCCCGCAGTCCCGCGGGCAGGGTCTGCACGCGCGCAGCGTCGAGGTGATGGACCAGCGCGGACTGCTGGAGAGGTTCCTCGCGGTCAGTGAGAAGTTCCAGGTCGGCGGTCTCTTCGGCGGCATCGCCAAGCCGTGGCCCGACCAATTGGACACCGCCCACCCGTTCGGTCTCGCCACTCCGCAGCCGGTCACCGAGCGGCTGCTCGACGAGCGTGCCGTCGAACTCGGCACGGAGTTCCGGCGCGGCTGCGAAGTGGTGGGGCTGAGCCAGGACGAGGACGGGGTGACCGTCGAGCTGGCGGACGGCACGCAGCTGCGCTCGCGCTACGTCGTCGGGTGCGACGGCGGC
The Streptomyces sp. NBC_00234 DNA segment above includes these coding regions:
- a CDS encoding argininosuccinate synthase, producing the protein MTERVVLAYSGGLDTSVAIGWIAEETGAEVIAVAVDVGQGGEDLDVIRKRALACGAVEAEVADAKDEFADEYCLPAIKANALYMDRYPLVSALSRPTIVKHLVAAAKKHNAGIVAHGCTGKGNDQVRFEAGISALGPDLKCIAPVRDYAMTRDKAIAFCEEKNLPIATTKKSPYSIDQNVFGRAVETGFLEDIWNAPIEDIYEYTQNPATPREADEVVISFKEGVPVAIDGKPVTVLQAIQQLNERAGAQGIGRIDIVEDRLVGIKSREVYEAPGAIALITAHQELENVTVERELARYKRQVEQRWGEMVYDGLWFSPLKRALDGFINEANQHVTGDIRMTLHAGRAVVTGRKSEQSLYDFNLATYDSGDTFDQSKAQGFIEIFGLSSKIAAKRDLA
- a CDS encoding pyridoxamine 5'-phosphate oxidase family protein, translating into MGKTYERIDGRLRTFIEEQHIFFAATAPLDAEGTVNLSPKGVSGSFAVVDERTVAYLDFAGSTAETIAHLRENGRVTLMWCAFQGPPNIVRVHGRGEPVFRDDPRFGELLTHFPAVDPTAHGLRAIIVVTAELIRDSCGFAVPYMSYDEDRSLHADRFRRDDDASLSAYFEKKPDIATSIDGLPGLPLPLPPLPVPVPPAG
- a CDS encoding L,D-transpeptidase family protein; translated protein: MRRLLVTGSVLLALLGSVAAGDPGAPPLPERLADTGGGSQLITAEAPSEGSTTGTVTWWEWRRGGWSEAGSAPARFGANGLTEGSARTQGTNTTPTGLYDLPYAFGIEEAPAGTGYPYRRVNDRSWWCQDNDARSYNRWVEPRPADCRATEAEHLVTYGTQYAHALVIGFNYEQPVRGRGAGIFLHVNGRGATAGCVSVPAAAMSRILAWADPARRPHIAIGTRSGPTAITRY
- a CDS encoding arginine repressor; protein product: MTEAQETEHGGPSVPQTRTARHRRIVDILNRQPVRSQSQLAKLLADDGLSVTQATLSRDLDELGAVKIRNTGGELIYAVPSEGGFRTPQAPLGGSAKEERMRRLSAELLISAEASANLVVLRTPPGAAQFLASAIDQAELHDILGTIAGDDTLMLISRDPAGGQALADHLLRLAQNDR
- a CDS encoding acetylornithine transaminase, which translates into the protein MSNEELSQRWQGTLMDNYGTPQLPLVRGAGAHVWDADGTEYLDFVGGIAVNALGHAHPAVVEAVSTQIASLGHVSNLFIAEPPVALAERLLQLFGRAGRVYFSNSGAEANEAAFKIGRLTGRTHMVATEGGFHGRTMGALALTGQPKKREPFVPLPGDVTHVPYGDVEALRAAVTTDTALLIVEPVQGENGVVVPPKGYLEAAREITRATGTLLVLDEVQTGIGRCGHWFEHQAHQGVEPDLVTLAKGLGGGLPIGATVAFGPAADLLKPGHHGTTFGGNPIACAAGLAVLDTLAADGALDNVKRLGERIREGVEGLGHPLVSHVRGSGLLLGIVLTGPLAPQVQQAAQGAGLLVNAPAPDVVRLMPPLIIGDAEVDAFLRILPGALDAAYGDGRSGE
- the argB gene encoding acetylglutamate kinase; amino-acid sequence: MSTARKHTALPKAQILIEALPWLTRHNGRTVVIKFGGNAMIDEELKAAFAQDVVFLRQAGLKPVVVHGGGPQISAQLDKQGLVSEFKAGLRVTTPEAMDVVRMVLAGQVQRELVGLLNQHGPLAVGMTGEDAQTITAVQHRPTIDGELVDIGRVGEITAIDTGAIQALLDDGRIPVVSSIARSADDNHVYNVNADTAAAALAAALNAETLMVLTDVEGLYEDWPNSDDVISRLTATELEKLLPSLSSGMVPKMQGCLHAVRNGVGTARVIDGRVQHSILLEIFTDEGVGTMVVADAPTDTEGES
- the argJ gene encoding bifunctional glutamate N-acetyltransferase/amino-acid acetyltransferase ArgJ, with product MSVTAAQGFSAAGIAAGIKESGQPDLALVVNHGPRRAAAGVFTSNRVKAAPVLWSEQVLKGGEVTAVVLNSGGANACTGPQGFQDTHATAEKAAEVLEGHSAGEIAVASTGLIGQLLPMDKLLPGIELAAAALSEHGGEKAAIAIKTTDTVHKTSVATQGGWTVGGMAKGAGMLAPGLATMLVVLTTDADVETPALDAALRDATRTTFDRVDSDGCMSTNDTVLLLASGASGITPAQDAFAEAVRSVCADLARQLIGDAEGASKDIRIEVINAATEDDAVEVGRSIARNNLLKCAIHGEDPNWGRVLSAIGTTGAAFEPDRLNVAINDVWVCKGGGVGEDRDLVDMRYREVRITADLSEGTESAVIWANDLTAEYVHENSAYSS
- the argC gene encoding N-acetyl-gamma-glutamyl-phosphate reductase, with the protein product MVVRAAVAGASGYAGGELLRLLLVHPQVEIGALTAHSNAGQPLGPLQPHLRPLAGRVLQPTTAEVLAGHDVVFLALPHGESAAVAEQLGDEVLVVDMGADFRLKDAADWEKFYGSPHAGTWPYGLPELPGGRAALAGAKRIAVPGCYPTAVSLALFPAYAAGLAEAEAVIVAASGTSGAGKAAKPHLLGSEVMGNMSPYGVGGAHRHTPEMIQNLSAAAGEPVTVSFTPTLAPMPRGILATCSAKAKPGVNAETLRTAYEKAFADEPFVDLLPEGQWPATASVHGSNAVQIQVAHDEAAGRIIVISAIDNLAKGTAGGALQSMNIALGLPEDTGLSTIGVAP
- a CDS encoding dihydrofolate reductase family protein yields the protein MSKLLVDFITSLDGHASGEGWPGFWGLEGPEYLAWLGKQPEATYLMGANTYRLMSGFAAGEVPNDQDEFRPEEEASVDELTQASKMVFSSSLEEPLTWANSTLVRDDAVEAVRAMKSSGSGLLSTIGSLSLCRSLLRAGLVDRFRVVMFPVITGATGEERIYDGYPDIALEMIEHHTFDGRIQLVEYKPRVLEHPPLGVPA